The Amycolatopsis japonica nucleotide sequence CGAACTCCAGGGCGCGATCGCCACCCGCCAGCTGGTCGCCGGTGCCCTCGCCGCGGACGAGGGCGCCGGCCGCCCCGTGCTCGCGGTGACGGCCACCGGCCGCGAGGCGGACGAATTGACCGCTTCCCTGAAGTCGTTCCTCGGCGAAGGCGCCGTCGTCGACTTCCCGTCCTGGGAGACGCTGCCGCACGAGCGGCTGTCCCCGCGGGCGGACACCGTCGGGCGGCGGCTGGAGGTGCTGCACCGGCTCAAGACGGGCTCGGACGGTCTGCGCGTCGTCGTCGCGACCGTCCGCAGCCTGATCCAGCCGATGGCGCCCGGGCTCGGTTCGCTCGCGCCGATCGACCTGGTCGTCGGCGAGGAGCAGAGCTTCGAAGGGCTCTTGGAGCGGCTGGTCGAGCTCGCGTACACGCGGGTGGACATGGTCGAGAAGCGCGGCGAGTTCGCCGTGCGCGGCGGCATCCTCGACCTGTTCGGGCCGACGGCGCAGCATCCGGTGCGGGTCGAGTTCTGGGGCGACGAGGTCAGCGAGATCCGCGCGTTCGCGGTGTCGGACCAGCGCTCGCTGCCCGGGGAGATCCAGCACGTCAGCGCGCCGCCGTGCCGTGAGCTGCTGCTCACCGAGCCGGTCCGCGCGAAGGCCGCCGAGCTCGCGACGACGTACGAGGCGGACGCGCAGCTCACCGAGATGCTCACCAAGCTTTCCGGCGGGATCCCCGTCGAGGGCATGGAGGCGCTCATCCCCGTGCTGTGCGAGGGCGAGCTGGACCTGCTGACCGACGCGATGCCCCAGGGCACGCACGTCCTGCTGGCCGATCCGGAGAAGATCCGCGCCCGCGCGGCCGATCTGGTCCGCACGGGGCAGGAGTTCCTCGAAGCGTCCTGGACCACGGCCGCCGCGGGCGGTCAGGCGCCGATCGACCTCGGGGCGTCCGCGTACCGGGACCTCGCGGAGATCGCGAAGCACGCTCAGGAGACGAAGCGCCCTTGGTGGACGCTGACGCAGCTGGCGAGCGACGATCCCGACGTTTACCGCGTCTCGATCGAGGCCGCGCCGAACTATCGCGGCGAGGTCGAGCGCGCGACGACCGATCTGCGCGCCCACACGGCGGCGGGCGGGACGGCCGTGCTCGTCGTCGCCGGGCACGGCACCGCGGCCCGCGCCGTCGAGCAGCTGTCGGCGGGAGATGTCCCCGCGTCGCTCGCCGAAGGCATCACCGGTCCGCTGACGGCCGGCGTCGTGACGGTGACGTGCGGCGGTCTGTCGGACGGTTTCGTGTCGCCGGAGCGCGCCCTCGTGGTGCTGTCCGAATCGGACCTCACCGGTCGCGGCTCGGGCGCCGGAACGTCCACAAAGGACTTCAGCACCAAGATGCCGTCGCGGCGCCGCAACGCCGTCGACCCGCTCGCCCTCAAGGCGGGCGACTACGTCGTGCACGATCAGCACGGCATCGGCCGGTTCGTCGAAATGGTGCAGCGCACCGTCGCCGGCGCGACCCGCGAGTACCTGCTGCTGGAGTACGCCTCCTCCAAACGCGGGCATCCGGGGGACCGGCTGTTCGTCCCGACCGACCAGCTCGACGAGGTCTCCCGCTACGTCGGTGGCGAGTTGCCCACGCTGAACAAGCTCGGCGGATCGGACTGGAAGAACACCAAGGCCAAGGCGAAGAAGGCGGTCAAGGAGATCGCCGCCGAACTCGTGCAGCTCTACGCCGCGCGGCAGGCCGCGCCGGGGCACGCGTTCGCGCAGGACACGCCGTGGCAGGGCGAACTCGAGGACGCCTTCCCGTTCACCGAGACCAACGACCAGCTCGCCGCGATCGACGAGGTCAAGTCGGATATGGAACGCGGCGTCCCGATGGACCGCGTCATCTGCGGCGACGTGGGCTACGGCAAGACCGAGATCGCGGTGCGCGCGGCGTTCAAGGCCGTCCAGGACGGCAAGCAGGTCGCGGTGCTGGTGCCGACGACGCTGCTCGCGCAGCAGCACCTCAACACCTTCACCGAACGGATGAGTTCGTTCCCAGTGAAGATCAAGGGGCTTTCACGGTTCACGAACAAGGCCGAGTCCGACGCCATCCTGGAGCAGCTGGCCGCGGGCGACGTCGACATCGTGATCGGTACGCACCGCCTGCTGCAGACCGGGATCCGGTACAAGGATCTCGGCCTGGTGATCGTCGACGAGGAGCAGCGGTTCGGCGTCGAGCACAAGGAGCACATCAAGGCGCTGCGGACCCACGTCGACGTGCTGACCATGTCGGCGACGCCGATCCCGCGGACGCTGGAGATGTCGCTCGCCGGCATCCGCGAGATGTCCACGATCCTGACGCCGCCCGAGGACAGGCACCCGATCCTGACCTACGTCGGCGCGTACGACGACAAGCAGGTCGGCGCCGCGATCCGGCGCGAGCTGCTGCGTGACGGCCAAGTCTTTTACGTGCACAACAGGGTTTCCTCGATCGAGAAGGCCGCGAAGCGCATTCGCGAACTGGTGCCGGAGGCGCGCGTCGTCACCGCGCACGGGCAGATGAACGAGGAGAAACTCGAGAAGATCATCCAGGGTTTCTGGGAGAACGAGTACGACGTGCTCGTCTGCACCACGATCGTCGAGACCGGGCTGGACATCTCGAACGCCAACACGCTGCTGGTGGAACGCGGTGACCTGCTGGGGCTCGCGCAGCTGCACCAGTTGCGCGGCCGGGTCGGGCGTGGGCGCGAGCGCGGGTACGCGTACTTCCTGTATCCGCCGGAGGCACCGCTCACCGAGACGGCGCACGACCGGCTCGCGACCATCGCGCAGAACACCGAACTGGGTGCGGGTATGGCCGTCGCGATGAAGGACCTGGAGATCCGCGGCGCGGGCAACATCCTCGGCGCGGAGCAGTCCGGGCACATCGCGGGAGTCGGTTTCGACCTGTACGTGCGGCTCGTCGGCGAAGCGGTCGACGCGTTCCGCCGGCACGCGGGCGCTGAAACCTCCGAAGAGGAGGAGCTCGCCGAGGTCCGCGTGGATCTCCCGGTGGACGCGCACATCCCGCACGACTACGTGCCGGGCGAGCGGCTGCGGCTGGAGGCGTACCGCAAGATCGCGGCCGCTCCCGACCAGGCCGGGCTCGACGCCGTGCGCGAGGAACTGATCGACCGCTACGGTCAGCCGCCCGCCCCGGTGCGGAGGCTGCTCGCGGTCGCCGCGTTCCGGCACACTTGCCGTGCGGCGGGCGTCACCGAGGTCGCCGTCCAGGGCACGTCGATCCGGTTCGCGCCGCTGCCGCTGGCGGATTCGCAGATGGTGCGGCTGAAGCGCTTGTACCCCAAGGCTCTCTACAAGGCTGTGACGAACACGGTCTCCGTGCCGAAGCCGACGGAGGGCCCTGCCGGTGGTCGTATGGGCGCCCCGGCGCTGCGCGACGAGGAATTGCTGGACTGGTGCGCGAAGCTGCTGACGAATCTGATGAAGTCGCCGGCACCCGTCGCGTAGACGGCGTGCCTGTCCGTGAAGGCCTCCTTGAGGGACCCAGAGTCCGTCAAGGAGGCCTTCACGGACTTTCGGTGCTCGCGAGAAGCCGAATCGCGACTTATGACCTGGTTCTCTCGCCGGGGCCGGTATGAGAGGGTAGGCCCTGTGATGCGGATCATGGGGCGCCGTCGCGCGCTGGTCGGGGTTCTTGCCGGTTCTCTCCTTCTCGCCGGATGCAACGCCGGCCCCGGGCAGGTCGGTGCCGCGGTGATCATCGACGGCAAAACCGTTTCGGTGGATCGCGTGCAGCAGCTGATCGACAAGGCCGTCCGTGAACACCCGTACGGGCAGCAGCTCGCCAGCGAGCACAAGCTCGACCTCGTCGGCCGCGAGATCGTCCGGCAGGAGATCCTGCACGACCTCACCGAGCGCGCCGCTCAGCGGGAAGGCGTCCGGGTCGACGAGTCCCTCGTCGTGAACGCGCTGCAGAACGACCCGCTGGCCAAGCCGATGGAGGCCAACCCGCAGAACGATCCCGCGCTGAGCGTCCAGCAGCTCGTGGCGCGGGTGCGGGACCACCGCGACGCCCTGGTCGACGCGGCGCTGCAGACCCAGCTCGCGATGAAGTACCTCGACAAGCTCACCGTCACGTTCGATTTCAGCTCGGTCTCCTCGACCGACGCCACCGGTTCCGACGCGGACAAGCTGCGCGAGCAGGCGATCGAGAAGGCCAAGAAGTTCGCCGCGTCGCCGAACGCGGCCGCCGAGCTGATCGCGCAGGACCAGCAGACCGCCGACACGCAGGCGGGCACCGGCCAGAAGCTGCCGGCGATGCAGTCGCCCGCGACCGCGGCCACCGTCCTGTTCGGTCTCGAACCCAACACCGTCGCCGCCTTCCAGCCGACACCGCAGCAGCCGCTTTGGGTCGTCGTCGTGATGCGCGAGCGGGCCGCGGACAAGCCCGTCGCGTCGGACCAGGCCACGCAGCCGACCGCTCAGCAGCTGGCAGGAGTGGGTATCCGGCTCCTCCAGCCGTACCTCGACCAGGTCGACCTCAAGGTGAACCCGCGCTATGGCGTGTGGGATGTTGTCGGCATGGACCTCGCGCCCAACGAAGCTTCGAAGAAGGGCATCGTGCTGCCTGTGCACGGTGCCGCGCCGCAAAACCCGTGACCGCTGCCGTCGTCGTGATCGCCCGCGGGGCGACACTGCCCGCCGCGGCACTCCCGATCCTGCGAAGCAGCGCCGCCGTGTACGCGGCTTCCGATGTCGATCCCGACGTTTTCGGGGTGCCCGCGCTCGGTGACACGCAGGTCCGCGACCTCGTGCTCATCGCGGGTTCGCGCCGGGAAGCCAAGGCCGCGGCGCTGATCAGGGCGGGTGCGCGGGTGATCGAAGGACCTGTTCCGCCGCTGGTCGAGGCCGCCGAGGTGATGGACCGCCTGCGTTCGCCGGGCGGATGTCCGTGGGACGCCGTCCAGACCCACGAATCGCTGCGCCAGTACCTGGTCGAGGAGACCTACGAGCTGCTCGACGCGATCGAGGAGGGCGACAGGGTCGCCTTGCGCGAGGAGCTCGGCGACGTCCTGCTCCAGGTGCTCTTCCACGCACGCGTCGCCGTCGAGGACGCGGCCGATCCGTTCGGGATCGACGAGGTCGCTTCCGATCTGGTCGCAAAACTCGTCGGGCGTCATCCGCATGTCTTCGCCGACGCTCCGCGGGTCGAGACCGTCAGCGATCAGAACCTCAAATGGGAAGAACTGAAGCAGGCCGAGAAGAGCCGTCAGTCCATTGTGGACGGTGTGGCGCTCGGGCAGCCCGCCGTGGCGCTCGCCGGGAAGCTCGGCCAGCGCAGCGGCCGGGCCGGGATCCCGCTCGACCTGTTCCCCGACGGCGCCGAGGCGGCGGCCCAGCTGTTCCGGGTGGCCGCGACCGCGCGCCGGGCGGGGATCGATCCCGAAGGCGAGCTCCGCGCCGTCGCGAAGCGGTTCGCGCGCGACATCCGGGACGCCGAACAGGCCGCCCGGGACGCCGGCCTGGAGCCGACGACGCTTGAGGCCGACGGCTGGCGCAAGTTCTGGCCGAGCTAGATCGTCAGCACGAGTTTGCCCCGGACGCGTCCGGACTCGCTCAGTTCGTGTGCCTTCGCCGCCTGTGCGAGGGGGAGGACCTCGGCGATCGAGACGCGTAGTGAACCGGCGTCGGCCAGAGTGGCGATTTCGGCCAGATCGGTTCCGGACGGGGAGACGTAGAACTCGTCGAAACGGACCCCGAGTTCCGCGGCTTTCCGCCGGACCTCCGTCCGGTCCGGGCCGTGCCCGACGATGTCGATCAGCGAACCGCCCGGTTCGAGTATGTCGAGCGACCGGGGACCGTAATCCCCGGAGATCGGGTCCAGTACGACGTCCACGACCTGCGATTTCGAAAAATCGTCGGCCGTGTGGTCGATGAGTTCGTCGGCGCCGAGGTCGCGCAGGAACGCGTGGTTCGCCGCCCTGGCGGTTCCGATGACGTACGCGCCACGGGCCTTCGCGATCTGGACGGCGAGATGTCCGACCCCGCCGGCCGCGGCGTGGACGAGCACGCGGTGTCCCGGTCCGACCGGGAACACCTTGGTGAACGGCTGCCACGCGGTCAGTGCCGCGATGGGGAGCGCGGCAGCCTCGACGTGATCGAGACTTTTGGGTTTCGGCGCGAGCGCGTCCTCGCTGACCGCGATGTACTCGGCGTACGAGCCGTTCGGCGGGAAGGTGACGCCGTAGACCTCGTCCCCCGGCTGGAACCGTGTCCCGGCCGAATCCACCACACCTGAGAAATCGAGACCGACGGTCAGTGGCAGTTCGCCGACGACCAGCCCGTTCCGGATCTTCCAATCGGCCGGATTGACCCCGGCCGCGTGGACGCGCACCAGGACCTGGCCCGCTCCCGGAACGGGTTTTTCGGATTCGGTGAGTTCGAGGACGCCGGGTCCGCCGAAGGAGACTTGCTGGATCTTCCGCATGGAAATGAGCATTTCGCGGTCGGTACCTGTTGTGAAGTAGGCACTCCACTGATATCTAGGTACCTCATGGGTACCTTCGACGAGCGGCGGTTGTTCGAGGAATGGGTGGCCGTGCACGGCCGTGACTGCCCGTCCAGGACGGTCATCGAAGTGCTCGCGAACAAATGGGCGCTCTACGTCCTCGGCGCGATCCGGCGCTACGAACGGCCGATGCGGTTCAGCGAACTTCGCCGGTTGCTCGACGGGATCACGCAGAAGATGCTGACCCAGACGCTCCGCTCGCTGGAGCGGGACGGGCTGATCCGGCGCGACGTCTATCCCACCGTTCCGCCGCGGGTGGAGTACGGGCTCACGCCGCTCGGCGTCGATGTCGGCAGGCTGACGAACGCCGTCGCCGAATGGGCCGTCGAAAACGTCGACCAGATC carries:
- the mfd gene encoding transcription-repair coupling factor, with protein sequence MSGLLHSILPDPALRGVVERAGAPVLELQGAIATRQLVAGALAADEGAGRPVLAVTATGREADELTASLKSFLGEGAVVDFPSWETLPHERLSPRADTVGRRLEVLHRLKTGSDGLRVVVATVRSLIQPMAPGLGSLAPIDLVVGEEQSFEGLLERLVELAYTRVDMVEKRGEFAVRGGILDLFGPTAQHPVRVEFWGDEVSEIRAFAVSDQRSLPGEIQHVSAPPCRELLLTEPVRAKAAELATTYEADAQLTEMLTKLSGGIPVEGMEALIPVLCEGELDLLTDAMPQGTHVLLADPEKIRARAADLVRTGQEFLEASWTTAAAGGQAPIDLGASAYRDLAEIAKHAQETKRPWWTLTQLASDDPDVYRVSIEAAPNYRGEVERATTDLRAHTAAGGTAVLVVAGHGTAARAVEQLSAGDVPASLAEGITGPLTAGVVTVTCGGLSDGFVSPERALVVLSESDLTGRGSGAGTSTKDFSTKMPSRRRNAVDPLALKAGDYVVHDQHGIGRFVEMVQRTVAGATREYLLLEYASSKRGHPGDRLFVPTDQLDEVSRYVGGELPTLNKLGGSDWKNTKAKAKKAVKEIAAELVQLYAARQAAPGHAFAQDTPWQGELEDAFPFTETNDQLAAIDEVKSDMERGVPMDRVICGDVGYGKTEIAVRAAFKAVQDGKQVAVLVPTTLLAQQHLNTFTERMSSFPVKIKGLSRFTNKAESDAILEQLAAGDVDIVIGTHRLLQTGIRYKDLGLVIVDEEQRFGVEHKEHIKALRTHVDVLTMSATPIPRTLEMSLAGIREMSTILTPPEDRHPILTYVGAYDDKQVGAAIRRELLRDGQVFYVHNRVSSIEKAAKRIRELVPEARVVTAHGQMNEEKLEKIIQGFWENEYDVLVCTTIVETGLDISNANTLLVERGDLLGLAQLHQLRGRVGRGRERGYAYFLYPPEAPLTETAHDRLATIAQNTELGAGMAVAMKDLEIRGAGNILGAEQSGHIAGVGFDLYVRLVGEAVDAFRRHAGAETSEEEELAEVRVDLPVDAHIPHDYVPGERLRLEAYRKIAAAPDQAGLDAVREELIDRYGQPPAPVRRLLAVAAFRHTCRAAGVTEVAVQGTSIRFAPLPLADSQMVRLKRLYPKALYKAVTNTVSVPKPTEGPAGGRMGAPALRDEELLDWCAKLLTNLMKSPAPVA
- a CDS encoding MazG family protein, with protein sequence MTAAVVVIARGATLPAAALPILRSSAAVYAASDVDPDVFGVPALGDTQVRDLVLIAGSRREAKAAALIRAGARVIEGPVPPLVEAAEVMDRLRSPGGCPWDAVQTHESLRQYLVEETYELLDAIEEGDRVALREELGDVLLQVLFHARVAVEDAADPFGIDEVASDLVAKLVGRHPHVFADAPRVETVSDQNLKWEELKQAEKSRQSIVDGVALGQPAVALAGKLGQRSGRAGIPLDLFPDGAEAAAQLFRVAATARRAGIDPEGELRAVAKRFARDIRDAEQAARDAGLEPTTLEADGWRKFWPS
- a CDS encoding winged helix-turn-helix transcriptional regulator → MGTFDERRLFEEWVAVHGRDCPSRTVIEVLANKWALYVLGAIRRYERPMRFSELRRLLDGITQKMLTQTLRSLERDGLIRRDVYPTVPPRVEYGLTPLGVDVGRLTNAVAEWAVENVDQILASRSAFDEKAAEAVRPL
- a CDS encoding NADP-dependent oxidoreductase; this encodes MRKIQQVSFGGPGVLELTESEKPVPGAGQVLVRVHAAGVNPADWKIRNGLVVGELPLTVGLDFSGVVDSAGTRFQPGDEVYGVTFPPNGSYAEYIAVSEDALAPKPKSLDHVEAAALPIAALTAWQPFTKVFPVGPGHRVLVHAAAGGVGHLAVQIAKARGAYVIGTARAANHAFLRDLGADELIDHTADDFSKSQVVDVVLDPISGDYGPRSLDILEPGGSLIDIVGHGPDRTEVRRKAAELGVRFDEFYVSPSGTDLAEIATLADAGSLRVSIAEVLPLAQAAKAHELSESGRVRGKLVLTI